In a genomic window of Candidatus Eisenbacteria bacterium:
- the rpsI gene encoding 30S ribosomal protein S9 has product MTVSTQPGTTGRRKEAVARVRLVVGTGRHLVNDRPIADYLTRDSLVRQALHALNVTQTMEKFDMLARVRGGGLTGQAGALRMAIARALAREDQSLRPQLSREGLLTRDARMKERKKYGQPGARKRFQFSKR; this is encoded by the coding sequence ATGACGGTCAGCACTCAGCCCGGCACCACCGGCCGCCGCAAAGAGGCGGTCGCGCGGGTGCGTCTGGTGGTCGGCACCGGCCGGCACCTGGTCAACGATCGGCCCATCGCCGACTACCTCACGCGCGACTCGCTCGTGCGGCAGGCCCTCCACGCCCTCAACGTCACCCAGACCATGGAGAAGTTCGACATGCTGGCGCGCGTCCGGGGCGGCGGACTCACCGGGCAGGCGGGGGCGCTGCGGATGGCGATCGCGCGCGCGCTGGCGCGGGAGGATCAGAGTCTTCGGCCGCAGCTGAGCCGTGAAGGACTCCTGACTCGCGACGCGCGCATGAAGGAGCGTAAGAAGTACGGGCAGCCAGGCGCCCGCAAGCGGTTCCAGTTCAGCAAGCGGTAA
- the rplM gene encoding 50S ribosomal protein L13, with amino-acid sequence MKTYTARPADIQRQWLLVDAKGKTLGRLATQVATVLKGKHKPIFTPHMDTGDHVIVINAREVALTGRKPEDKRFFHHTLYPGGAYWVSIQTLMEKHPERVVMQAVRGMMPKTKLGRAMIKKLKVYAGPEHPHAAQTPVAWEPRI; translated from the coding sequence ATGAAGACGTACACCGCCCGGCCGGCGGACATTCAGCGGCAGTGGCTGCTGGTGGACGCGAAAGGCAAGACGCTGGGCCGGCTGGCCACCCAGGTGGCGACGGTGCTGAAGGGCAAGCACAAGCCCATCTTCACCCCTCACATGGACACTGGCGATCACGTCATCGTGATCAACGCCCGCGAGGTGGCGCTGACCGGGCGTAAGCCCGAAGACAAGCGGTTCTTCCACCACACCCTCTATCCCGGCGGCGCCTACTGGGTCTCGATCCAGACCTTGATGGAGAAGCATCCGGAGCGGGTGGTGATGCAGGCGGTGCGCGGCATGATGCCGAAGACCAAGCTCGGCCGCGCCATGATCAAGAAGCTCAAGGTCTACGCGGGTCCCGAGCACCCCCATGCGGCGCAGACGCCGGTGGCGTGGGAGCCCAGGATCTAA
- a CDS encoding Maf family protein, with protein MSRRRPSLFWSGSRPLVLASASPRRVALLRQVGAEFVVVDPGPDRAWPGEAEPRHGVRALALDKARRVAERRAGAVVVGADTVVVLRGHRLGKPKTPGEAAQMLGRLHGRTHEVWTGIAVVSGTEQRTASEVTRVSFVRMHLDEIHSYVASGEPLDKAGAYGIQGAAGQFVKRIEGDYFNVVGLPLARLRAVLAEFT; from the coding sequence GTGAGCCGGCGGCGACCGTCGCTGTTCTGGAGCGGAAGCCGCCCGCTGGTGCTGGCCTCGGCCTCGCCACGCCGGGTCGCGCTGCTGCGGCAGGTGGGGGCGGAGTTCGTGGTCGTCGATCCGGGCCCCGACCGAGCGTGGCCGGGCGAGGCCGAGCCGCGTCACGGCGTCCGCGCGCTGGCGCTCGACAAGGCGCGCCGAGTGGCGGAGCGCCGCGCGGGCGCGGTGGTGGTCGGGGCCGACACGGTGGTGGTGCTGCGCGGGCACCGGCTCGGCAAGCCGAAGACTCCGGGAGAAGCGGCGCAGATGCTCGGGCGGCTCCACGGCCGCACGCACGAGGTGTGGACCGGCATCGCGGTCGTGAGCGGCACCGAGCAGCGCACCGCGTCCGAGGTGACGCGCGTGTCGTTCGTCCGCATGCACCTCGACGAGATCCACAGCTATGTGGCCAGCGGAGAGCCGCTCGACAAAGCGGGCGCTTACGGCATCCAGGGAGCGGCCGGGCAATTCGTGAAGCGGATCGAAGGGGATTACTTCAACGTCGTGGGACTTCCGCTGGCGCGACTGCGGGCGGTGCTGGCCGAGTTCACATGA
- the dtd gene encoding D-aminoacyl-tRNA deacylase produces MRALVQRVSRASVRVDGDLTGEVGPGLLVLVGATHGDDEEAARWLARKVGELRIFSDGLGKMNLDVREAGGAVLVVPQFTLYGDARRGRRPDFMAAARPELAAPLVDAFVAALEALGLEVARGVFGAHMEVALVNDGPVTLMIESPRETAAP; encoded by the coding sequence GTGCGCGCTCTGGTTCAACGCGTGTCGCGGGCCAGCGTGCGCGTCGACGGGGATCTGACGGGTGAGGTCGGCCCCGGGCTCCTGGTGCTGGTCGGCGCCACGCACGGCGACGACGAAGAGGCGGCGCGGTGGCTGGCACGGAAGGTCGGCGAGCTGCGGATCTTCAGCGACGGGCTGGGCAAGATGAACCTCGACGTGCGCGAAGCGGGCGGCGCGGTGCTGGTGGTTCCCCAGTTCACTCTCTATGGCGACGCACGCCGCGGCCGCCGGCCGGATTTCATGGCCGCGGCGCGGCCCGAGCTCGCAGCGCCGCTGGTCGACGCTTTCGTCGCCGCGCTCGAAGCCCTCGGTCTCGAGGTTGCGCGCGGCGTGTTCGGAGCGCACATGGAAGTGGCGCTGGTGAACGATGGTCCCGTGACGCTCATGATCGAGAGCCCGCGCGAAACGGCGGCGCCGTGA
- a CDS encoding bifunctional (p)ppGpp synthetase/guanosine-3',5'-bis(diphosphate) 3'-pyrophosphohydrolase codes for MSPPVAHPELRSALLAELQARAPKVDADRVGACFDFAAAAHGSQRRESDEPYMSHVVEVCRVLLDLLDLRLDTTLACSALLHDVVEDTSVKLEDVEKRFGREVGSLVEGVTKLSALHFDSREAQQAENFRKMLLSMSRDLRVIFIKLADRLHNMRTIEFLRPDKQRRIAEETRDIYAPLAHRLGIASVKRELEDLSLKTLDPAAYEALARRIQAKRDEREAFLDAVRKRLVEALKAAGLKAEVSGRPKHFYSIYLKMKAGRELEGIYDLHGLRILTQTRNDCYRALGVVHDAFTPVADRFKDYIATPKSNMYQSLHTTVVTEGGEMVEVQIRTWEMHRTAETGIAAHYVYKQGGQFDRELDARLGGFVTQTVDWQQEATDDEYMDFLRTALYQEEVFVFTPRRELKRLPKGATALDFAFLIHTEVGQRTIGARVNGELVPLRHELKNGDTVEIMTSPQAQPHDDWLKILRTAGARSKVRHWIRQRRRTDSVELGKEMLERELKRLRLKPTDQELEDLARGLGCQDLEQMNARLAEGQLSLTQVVRKLSPEPTTFAERFAKGPLEAFGLGKKTVGGVRIQGLDNVMLTFARCCQPVPGDRVVGVVTQGRGVSVHRLDCPNTFDDRIPPERKVAVEWDAGRGETFPVRLLVYGQDRTSLLADIAKAISSAQVNVRTAGMASEDKTARGMFVVEVPHLAKLQEVIGAIRKVKGVARVERRQRILKIKPQRRARGSA; via the coding sequence GTGAGCCCGCCGGTTGCCCATCCGGAGCTTCGCTCGGCTCTCCTCGCAGAGCTGCAAGCGCGCGCTCCGAAGGTCGACGCGGATCGCGTAGGGGCCTGCTTCGACTTCGCCGCGGCGGCTCACGGCAGCCAGCGCCGCGAGTCGGACGAGCCCTACATGTCCCATGTGGTCGAGGTGTGCCGCGTGCTCCTCGATCTGCTCGATCTCCGGCTCGACACCACGCTGGCGTGCTCGGCGCTGCTCCATGACGTGGTCGAGGATACGTCGGTCAAGCTCGAAGACGTGGAGAAGCGCTTCGGGCGCGAGGTCGGGAGCCTCGTCGAGGGGGTGACCAAGCTGTCGGCGCTCCACTTCGACAGCCGGGAGGCGCAGCAGGCGGAAAACTTCCGCAAGATGCTGCTGTCGATGTCGCGCGACCTGAGGGTCATCTTCATCAAGCTCGCGGACCGGCTCCACAACATGCGCACCATCGAGTTCCTGCGACCCGACAAGCAGCGGCGGATCGCCGAGGAGACGCGCGACATCTACGCGCCGCTCGCGCACCGCCTGGGCATCGCGAGCGTCAAGCGCGAGCTCGAGGACCTGAGTCTCAAGACGCTCGATCCCGCTGCGTACGAGGCTCTGGCCCGGCGCATCCAGGCCAAGCGCGACGAGCGCGAAGCGTTCCTCGACGCGGTGCGCAAGCGCCTGGTCGAGGCGCTCAAGGCCGCCGGTCTCAAGGCGGAAGTGAGCGGCCGGCCCAAGCACTTCTATTCCATCTATCTCAAGATGAAAGCCGGGCGGGAGCTGGAGGGCATCTACGACCTCCATGGACTGCGCATCCTCACCCAGACCCGGAACGACTGCTATCGCGCGCTGGGCGTGGTGCACGACGCGTTCACTCCGGTGGCCGACCGCTTCAAGGACTACATCGCGACCCCGAAGAGCAACATGTACCAGTCGCTCCACACCACGGTGGTGACCGAGGGGGGCGAGATGGTCGAGGTGCAGATCCGCACCTGGGAGATGCACCGCACCGCCGAGACCGGCATCGCCGCGCACTATGTCTACAAACAGGGCGGCCAGTTCGACCGCGAGCTGGACGCCAGGCTCGGCGGCTTCGTGACCCAGACCGTGGACTGGCAGCAGGAGGCGACCGACGACGAGTACATGGACTTCCTCCGCACCGCGCTCTACCAGGAGGAAGTCTTCGTCTTCACGCCGCGCCGCGAGCTCAAGCGCCTTCCGAAGGGCGCGACGGCCCTCGACTTCGCCTTCCTGATCCACACCGAAGTCGGACAGCGCACGATCGGCGCGCGGGTGAACGGCGAGCTGGTGCCGCTGCGGCACGAGCTGAAGAACGGCGATACGGTCGAGATCATGACCTCGCCGCAGGCGCAGCCGCACGACGATTGGCTCAAGATCCTGCGCACCGCCGGCGCGCGCTCGAAGGTGAGGCATTGGATCCGGCAACGGCGCCGGACCGACAGCGTCGAGCTGGGCAAGGAAATGCTGGAGCGCGAGCTCAAGAGGCTCCGCTTGAAGCCGACCGACCAGGAGCTCGAAGACCTGGCCCGCGGGCTCGGCTGCCAGGATCTGGAGCAGATGAACGCGCGGCTGGCCGAAGGACAGCTCTCGCTCACCCAGGTGGTGCGCAAGCTCTCGCCCGAGCCGACAACGTTTGCCGAGCGGTTCGCCAAGGGCCCGCTCGAAGCATTCGGTCTCGGCAAGAAGACCGTCGGCGGCGTGCGGATCCAGGGCCTCGACAACGTGATGCTCACCTTCGCGCGCTGCTGCCAGCCGGTGCCCGGCGATCGCGTGGTGGGCGTGGTGACGCAGGGCCGCGGCGTCTCGGTGCACCGCCTGGACTGTCCGAACACGTTCGACGACCGGATCCCGCCGGAGCGGAAAGTGGCGGTCGAGTGGGATGCCGGCCGCGGGGAGACGTTTCCCGTGCGGCTCCTGGTCTATGGCCAGGATCGCACGTCGCTGCTGGCCGACATCGCCAAGGCGATCTCGAGCGCCCAGGTCAACGTCCGCACCGCGGGGATGGCGAGCGAAGACAAGACGGCGCGCGGCATGTTCGTGGTGGAGGTGCCGCATCTGGCCAAGCTCCAGGAAGTGATCGGCGCGATCCGCAAGGTCAAGGGTGTCGCGCGAGTCGAGCGGCGCCAGCGCATCCTCAAGATCAAGCCCCAGCGCCGCGCCCGCGGCAGCGCGTAG
- the recJ gene encoding single-stranded-DNA-specific exonuclease RecJ: protein MITRTLPTRWELHRGHAPEQAAALARELGAPAAIGQILWNRGMTDAAAARRFVEPRLEDLHAPWGLLGMDRAVARIERAIERHERILVHGDYDVDGLTATYLLVTVLREFGADVRFHIPHRLQDGYGLSAASIEAAAAAGVSLVITVDCGISANQPIARGAALGVEVVITDHHEPPEALPAAAAIVNPHQPGCTYPFKGLCGVGVAFKLAVALAESRGGMGVVERHLDVVALGTVADAVPLSGENRVLVHHGLDRLQKSEHIGLRALIEVAGLTGRRINAGHVGFQLAPRLNAAGRMGSALQALDLLLTTDADQARSLAQSLDEDNTRRRELDERVEQEAAERVERELGWPDCSSIVLWSETWHAGVLGIVASRLVERFQRPAILLAVQAPWARGSGRSAGGLDLTRLLTDCADMLSTYGGHAYAAGLSVAPDRLPALRERIEALTRERLDLERCVPRLLVDADLPFASIDAELLDWLDRLPPHGLDNPEPVFRTEIARIESSSTVGSGRHLKLWLRDSSGGGDAIGYGFGERAAEFLKGASCAVAYVPQRNEYMGETTVQLKVRGLKSP, encoded by the coding sequence ATGATCACCAGGACCTTGCCGACACGCTGGGAGCTGCACCGCGGCCATGCGCCCGAGCAGGCCGCGGCGCTCGCGCGTGAGCTCGGGGCCCCGGCGGCGATCGGTCAGATCCTGTGGAATCGCGGAATGACCGACGCCGCCGCGGCGCGGCGTTTCGTCGAGCCCAGGCTCGAGGATCTGCACGCGCCGTGGGGCTTGCTCGGCATGGATCGCGCGGTGGCTCGCATCGAGCGTGCGATCGAGCGACACGAGCGCATCCTGGTGCACGGCGACTACGACGTCGACGGCCTGACGGCAACCTACCTGCTGGTGACCGTGCTGCGCGAGTTCGGCGCCGATGTCCGCTTCCACATCCCGCACCGGCTCCAGGATGGCTACGGCCTCTCGGCGGCGTCGATCGAAGCCGCGGCCGCGGCCGGCGTGTCGCTGGTGATCACCGTGGACTGCGGAATCTCGGCAAACCAGCCGATCGCGCGCGGCGCGGCGCTGGGCGTGGAGGTGGTGATCACCGACCATCACGAGCCGCCGGAGGCCCTGCCCGCGGCGGCGGCGATCGTCAACCCGCATCAGCCCGGCTGCACCTATCCATTCAAGGGCCTGTGTGGCGTGGGCGTCGCTTTCAAGCTGGCGGTCGCCCTCGCCGAGTCGCGCGGCGGGATGGGTGTGGTCGAGCGCCATCTCGATGTCGTGGCGCTGGGGACGGTGGCCGACGCGGTCCCGCTTTCGGGCGAGAACCGCGTGCTCGTGCATCACGGGCTCGATCGCCTGCAGAAGAGCGAGCACATCGGGCTCAGGGCGCTGATCGAGGTGGCGGGGCTGACCGGACGCCGGATCAACGCGGGTCACGTCGGCTTTCAGCTGGCGCCGCGGCTCAATGCCGCCGGCCGGATGGGGAGCGCGCTCCAGGCGCTCGATCTGCTGCTGACGACGGATGCCGATCAGGCGCGAAGCCTGGCTCAGAGCCTGGACGAGGACAACACGCGACGGCGCGAGCTCGACGAGCGGGTGGAGCAGGAAGCCGCGGAGCGCGTGGAGCGCGAGCTCGGCTGGCCCGACTGCTCGTCGATCGTGCTGTGGTCCGAGACGTGGCATGCCGGCGTGCTGGGCATCGTGGCTTCCCGCCTGGTCGAGCGTTTTCAGAGGCCCGCCATTCTGCTCGCGGTTCAGGCGCCGTGGGCGCGCGGCTCGGGACGCAGCGCGGGCGGTCTCGATCTCACCCGCTTGTTGACCGACTGCGCGGACATGCTCTCCACGTATGGTGGTCATGCCTACGCGGCAGGCCTTTCCGTCGCGCCCGATCGCCTCCCGGCCCTGCGCGAGCGCATCGAGGCGCTGACGCGGGAGCGGCTCGATCTCGAGCGCTGCGTGCCGCGCCTCCTGGTGGATGCCGACCTTCCGTTCGCGTCGATCGATGCCGAGCTGCTCGACTGGCTGGATCGTCTTCCGCCGCACGGTCTCGACAATCCGGAGCCGGTGTTCCGCACCGAGATCGCCCGAATCGAATCCAGCAGCACCGTGGGCAGCGGCCGCCACCTCAAGCTGTGGCTCCGGGATTCGAGCGGCGGAGGTGACGCGATCGGCTACGGCTTCGGCGAGCGCGCGGCCGAGTTCCTGAAGGGCGCGAGCTGCGCCGTGGCCTATGTGCCGCAGCGCAACGAGTACATGGGGGAGACCACCGTCCAGCTCAAGGTGCGGGGGCTGAAATCCCCGTGA
- a CDS encoding ribonuclease HI family protein → MSQHPAGEWTLRCDGGSRGNPGPGALGYVLYDPAGAEIEARGIYLGTVTNNVAEYRALIAGLEAAHRHHVERLRVCMDSELVVRQMTGEYRVKHAGLKPLHAEAGEARRGVPAVRFVAVKREDNSRADQLVNETLDEMLGTREGRVS, encoded by the coding sequence ATGTCCCAGCACCCTGCGGGGGAATGGACGTTGCGCTGCGACGGGGGATCGCGCGGAAATCCGGGGCCGGGCGCTCTGGGCTACGTGTTGTACGACCCGGCGGGCGCCGAGATCGAGGCGCGTGGAATCTACCTCGGGACGGTGACCAACAACGTCGCCGAGTACCGCGCGCTGATCGCCGGCCTCGAAGCCGCGCACCGGCATCACGTCGAGCGCCTGCGGGTGTGCATGGACTCCGAGCTGGTCGTGCGTCAGATGACCGGCGAGTACCGCGTGAAGCACGCGGGGCTGAAGCCGCTCCACGCCGAAGCCGGCGAGGCGAGGCGAGGCGTGCCTGCGGTCCGCTTCGTCGCGGTGAAGCGCGAGGACAATTCGCGGGCCGATCAGCTCGTCAACGAAACGCTCGATGAGATGCTGGGAACGAGAGAGGGTCGAGTCTCCTAG
- a CDS encoding FlgD immunoglobulin-like domain containing protein, with the protein MPRTFHAPLRFGRAAFPRILAFLGIAAGALALGSAPGSVPEEASTGDAPVIPQHALHGMSAEDMARWVREFYATHPMRGARSLDVAVDTFLATGDFRFDADDDPSTAVDTVRIVQGQTVMWRNVAGTHSTTSGEDFNDPSLGLLWDQPLSPTDSTFAFRFDSPGIFPFFCRPHLFFGMKGVVAVTPIGGPDVTPPQVQLLLPNGSESFPAHLPAMVTWQATDDQGVTAIDLFYRDGEGEPWVTLGRELPNTGTFQWFVHNTPSAAARVRVVARDDAGNAASDSSDGVFTIVRVPGGRVATTLRDFIQPGTQPLDVGEVFPSQLCLSCHGGYQADVEPGAWKGTMMANAGRDPLFYACLAIAEQDAPASGDLCIRCHAAVGWLNGHSVPTDGSRLTADDRDGVNCALCHRMVDPIYQPGVSPPSDQAILNGLLPAHRPTGHSNGQYVIDPDVNMRRGPFSDAAAPHPSLESNFHRRSDLCATCHDVSNPVFIRTAGADYAPGPLDQRTDSLGVHGVMPIERTFSEWQNSAFPAGVFSPTFAGSKPDGIVSICQDCHERDVVGQGCDPQRFPNAPTRSNLPFHDMTGGNAWMPMALGLSNLYPGEIDPAAQLQAAHRATEMLRKAATMEVIQGPAPDDSHFVQVKITNHTGHKLPTGYPEGRRMWLEVRVRDANGAIIYHSGAYEAATATLTEDPHAVVYEKHLGLSPAWAAQLGLPAGPSFHFVLNDTVYKDNRIPPLGFTIAAFEKFGGAPVDPGRSDQPPYVDGQNWDIATYVVPPNARSAAVTLKYQSASREYIEFLRDENTTNDAGQQLYDLWSAHGKSEPVVMAYDSIGISAPAPGPSHISLRAMTNPFRRTLNLELALPASAPVVLEIFDARGRRLSTRNYGVLGPGLHVLTWDGDDRHGARAGAGSFWARVKAGNQHLRQQVVRIE; encoded by the coding sequence GTGCCCCGAACCTTCCACGCTCCGCTTCGCTTCGGGCGGGCCGCCTTTCCACGAATCCTGGCTTTTCTGGGGATCGCCGCCGGCGCCCTGGCCCTGGGGTCGGCGCCGGGTTCGGTGCCGGAGGAGGCCTCGACCGGTGATGCTCCCGTCATCCCGCAGCACGCGCTCCATGGGATGAGCGCCGAGGACATGGCCCGTTGGGTGAGAGAGTTTTACGCCACGCACCCGATGCGTGGAGCCCGCTCGCTCGATGTCGCCGTGGACACCTTCCTGGCGACCGGCGATTTCCGCTTCGACGCCGACGACGATCCCAGCACCGCGGTGGATACGGTGCGCATCGTTCAAGGTCAGACGGTGATGTGGCGAAACGTCGCGGGAACCCACAGCACCACCAGCGGTGAAGATTTCAACGACCCGAGCCTCGGGCTCCTGTGGGACCAGCCGCTCAGCCCCACGGACTCGACGTTCGCCTTCCGGTTCGACTCGCCCGGAATCTTTCCGTTCTTCTGCCGTCCGCATCTCTTCTTCGGCATGAAGGGCGTCGTCGCCGTGACGCCGATCGGCGGCCCCGATGTGACGCCGCCCCAGGTGCAGCTGCTCCTCCCCAACGGGAGCGAGAGCTTTCCCGCGCATCTGCCGGCAATGGTGACCTGGCAGGCGACGGACGACCAGGGCGTGACGGCGATCGACCTCTTCTATCGCGACGGGGAAGGCGAGCCCTGGGTGACCCTGGGCCGCGAGCTCCCCAACACGGGGACCTTCCAATGGTTCGTGCACAACACGCCGTCCGCGGCCGCGCGCGTCCGGGTGGTCGCGCGCGACGACGCGGGCAACGCCGCTTCCGATTCGAGCGATGGCGTGTTCACGATCGTGCGCGTTCCCGGAGGGCGGGTCGCGACCACGTTGCGCGACTTCATCCAGCCCGGCACCCAGCCCCTGGACGTCGGCGAGGTGTTCCCGAGCCAGCTCTGTCTTTCGTGCCATGGCGGTTACCAGGCCGATGTCGAGCCCGGTGCGTGGAAGGGCACCATGATGGCCAACGCGGGGCGCGACCCGCTGTTCTACGCCTGCCTCGCAATCGCCGAGCAGGACGCGCCCGCCTCGGGGGACCTCTGCATCCGCTGCCATGCGGCAGTCGGATGGCTCAATGGCCACAGCGTGCCCACCGACGGCAGCCGGCTGACCGCGGACGACCGGGATGGCGTCAACTGTGCTCTATGTCACCGCATGGTGGACCCGATCTATCAGCCGGGGGTGAGCCCGCCTTCCGACCAGGCGATCCTGAATGGGCTGTTGCCCGCTCATCGCCCGACCGGGCACTCCAATGGCCAGTACGTGATCGATCCGGACGTGAACATGCGGCGCGGTCCTTTCTCGGACGCCGCGGCGCCGCACCCGTCGTTGGAGTCGAATTTCCACCGACGCAGCGACCTGTGCGCGACCTGCCACGACGTTTCGAACCCGGTCTTCATCCGCACCGCCGGCGCCGATTACGCGCCCGGCCCTCTCGATCAGCGCACCGACTCGCTCGGGGTGCACGGGGTGATGCCGATCGAGCGCACGTTCAGCGAATGGCAGAACAGCGCGTTCCCGGCCGGCGTGTTTTCGCCCACGTTCGCCGGCAGCAAGCCGGACGGCATCGTGTCCATCTGCCAGGACTGCCACGAGCGCGACGTCGTCGGGCAGGGATGCGATCCGCAGCGATTCCCCAACGCGCCCACGCGCTCGAATCTGCCGTTCCACGACATGACCGGAGGCAACGCGTGGATGCCGATGGCGCTGGGACTCTCGAATCTCTATCCGGGGGAGATCGACCCTGCGGCTCAGCTGCAGGCGGCGCATCGCGCCACGGAGATGCTGCGCAAGGCGGCGACCATGGAAGTCATCCAGGGGCCCGCTCCGGACGACAGCCATTTCGTCCAGGTGAAGATCACCAATCACACGGGTCACAAGCTGCCGACAGGATACCCCGAAGGGAGGCGGATGTGGCTCGAGGTTCGCGTGCGCGATGCAAACGGGGCGATCATCTACCACTCGGGCGCCTACGAGGCGGCCACCGCGACCCTCACCGAAGATCCGCATGCGGTGGTCTACGAGAAGCACCTCGGGCTCTCGCCGGCATGGGCCGCGCAGCTCGGACTCCCGGCGGGGCCTTCGTTCCACTTCGTTCTCAACGACACCGTCTACAAGGACAACCGCATCCCACCGCTCGGATTCACGATCGCGGCGTTCGAGAAATTCGGCGGCGCTCCGGTCGATCCCGGCCGTTCCGATCAACCGCCTTACGTCGACGGGCAGAACTGGGACATCGCGACTTACGTCGTGCCCCCGAATGCGCGGTCGGCCGCGGTGACGCTCAAGTACCAGAGCGCCTCGCGGGAGTACATCGAGTTCCTGCGCGACGAGAACACCACCAACGACGCCGGCCAGCAGCTCTATGACCTGTGGTCCGCGCACGGCAAGAGCGAGCCGGTGGTGATGGCCTACGACTCGATCGGGATCTCCGCACCGGCGCCAGGGCCGTCCCACATTTCGCTGCGAGCGATGACGAACCCGTTCCGCAGGACGTTGAATCTCGAGCTTGCGCTTCCCGCATCCGCTCCGGTGGTGCTCGAGATCTTCGATGCGCGCGGAAGAAGGCTGAGCACGCGGAACTACGGCGTGCTCGGACCGGGCCTCCACGTGCTCACCTGGGATGGCGACGACCGCCACGGGGCGCGTGCCGGCGCGGGCTCCTTCTGGGCACGCGTCAAGGCGGGAAACCAGCATCTCCGCCAGCAGGTGGTGCGCATCGAATAG
- a CDS encoding patatin-like phospholipase family protein — MLAMLTLLGSPEITLSRRFWGEAAQRHETISVVLDALAWGMVAMIGWLAAKISRPAELWLAAFEGAVDPVRVSRWFGLALIAGAGVHLVTWGTGFPWPHRFSATILIVGALTWLGTRPGASGERLRALIAHWLPETRGRGLWGDAARKQLVQKLVRSGDSSLLTEGNTLLVVTALALDSGRIVHFYAGPEPGPGFEERVELGLGEAIRLISPAHVIAAAVASSAIPLAFEPVRIAGREFVDAGQFSNQPLAAVHAARADAAIVVLLAPTEEPPRAQPNEHLLALGARLIEIGHWRALQQELRELPQEWRVTDGQHPARVVVVAPGEPLPGSLIGFDPARSRQLIRSGARDARNALRDAGWLAEEDAVP; from the coding sequence ATGCTGGCAATGCTGACTCTCCTCGGCTCTCCGGAGATCACCCTGTCCCGCCGCTTCTGGGGCGAAGCCGCCCAGCGGCACGAGACGATCTCGGTGGTGCTCGACGCCCTCGCGTGGGGCATGGTGGCGATGATCGGCTGGCTGGCGGCCAAGATCTCCCGGCCGGCCGAGCTCTGGCTGGCGGCCTTTGAAGGCGCGGTCGACCCGGTGCGCGTGTCGCGCTGGTTCGGCCTCGCGCTCATCGCGGGCGCGGGCGTGCATCTGGTGACGTGGGGAACCGGCTTTCCCTGGCCGCACCGCTTCAGCGCCACCATCCTGATCGTCGGCGCACTGACTTGGCTCGGGACGCGACCTGGCGCGAGCGGGGAGAGGCTGCGCGCCCTGATCGCGCACTGGCTCCCGGAGACGCGAGGCCGCGGACTGTGGGGCGATGCCGCGCGGAAGCAATTGGTGCAGAAGCTGGTGCGGTCCGGGGACTCCAGCCTGCTGACCGAGGGCAACACGCTCCTGGTCGTGACCGCGTTGGCGCTCGACAGCGGACGCATCGTGCACTTCTACGCCGGCCCCGAGCCCGGACCCGGATTCGAGGAACGGGTGGAGCTCGGCCTGGGGGAGGCGATCCGCCTCATCAGTCCGGCGCACGTGATCGCCGCCGCGGTCGCCTCGTCGGCGATCCCGCTCGCCTTCGAGCCGGTGCGCATCGCCGGGCGCGAGTTCGTGGACGCCGGACAGTTCTCCAACCAACCGCTCGCCGCGGTGCACGCCGCGCGTGCGGACGCGGCGATCGTGGTGCTGCTCGCGCCGACGGAGGAGCCGCCCCGCGCGCAGCCCAACGAGCATCTGCTGGCGCTGGGCGCTCGGCTGATCGAGATCGGTCACTGGAGGGCCCTGCAGCAGGAGCTGCGCGAGCTGCCCCAGGAATGGAGGGTGACGGACGGCCAGCATCCGGCTCGCGTCGTCGTGGTCGCCCCTGGAGAGCCGCTGCCCGGAAGCCTGATTGGTTTCGATCCCGCACGCTCGCGTCAGCTCATTCGCTCGGGCGCGCGCGATGCGAGGAATGCGCTGCGCGACGCCGGATGGCTGGCCGAGGAGGACGCGGTCCCTTGA